ctccctcagcactgaccctccgacagtgcccccctccctcagcactgaccctccgacagggcccactccctcagcactgaccctccgacagggcccactccctcagcactgaccctccgacaggcccactccctcagcactgaccctccgacagtgcccactccctcagcactgaccctccgacagtgcggcactccctcagcactgaccctccgacagtgcccccctccctcagcactgaccctccgacagtgcccccctccctcagcactgaccctccgacagtgcccccctccctctgcaCTGAGGTAACAGAGTTGTGCGGTCACGCCTCTTACTGTACGTTggtctccttctctccctccggTACTCGGTCCAGGAGACACTTGTACACGGCCTGAGGGGAGGGGGGGCAGCGGGAGGAAAGCAGATAGTCAGTCAGCGTCCAGACGGACAGGGGGGTACggaccctatccccatccccctcccctctgtGACGGGGGGGGGTACggaccctatccccatccccctcccctctgtGACGGGGGGGGTACagaccctatccccatccccctcccctctgtGACAGGGAAGTACGGacactccccccccctccccactgtgACAGGGGGGTACggaccctctccccacccccccctcccctctgggGCAGGGAGGTACggaccctctccccacccccccctcccctctgtgACAGGGAGGGACGGAccctccccccagtcccccacccccctctgtgACAGGGAGGTACGGACCCTCCCCTCTGTGACAGGGAGGTATggaccctctccccccccccctcccctctgtgTCAGGGGGGTATggaccctctccccacccccctccccctctgtgaCAGGGAGGTACggaccctctccccccccctcccctctgtgTCAGGGGGGTATggaccctctccccacccccctccccctctgggGCAGGGAGGTACGgaccctctcctccccccctcccccctctgtgACAGGGAGGTACAGaccctatccccaccccccctcccccctgtgACAGGGAGGTACGGaccctctccaccccctctctgtgaGAGGGGGGTCGGTCTGATCCCCACCTACCTGCTGGTACTGAGCGTACTTGATGGGGTCCTTCTCAAATATCTCATAGGTCTGAGACTCCAGATTATCCATCAGGggctgtggggggagagagagagtggggggagaagagagagggggagggagagcgagggagagagcaagagagagagcgagggagagggagagagagagggacagagaaacagagtaaggtggacaagagtgagagagataaagagagcaCATGTGCGatagacagagagcgagagagggggagagagagagagagagtgtgagagacagagacagagagagagacagggggagagggagagagggagaggggagagacagagagagagacggggagagggggagagaaacagagtaaggtggacaagagtgagagagataaagagagcaCATGTGCGatagacagagagcgagaggagggagagagaacggggaaggggagagagagggggagggagcgagagagtaaAGTGGACGAGGGAAAAAAAGAGTATGGGTGCGACggatggtggagagagagagagagagacagagcaggagagaaagagtgaaagacagagagggggagaggttAGGCATTAGGCAGGAGAcacacttccccctcccccattgcTCTCGGCCCCGTTCCCCCCACCTtgcccccccctctccctctccccgccTGCTGACCTGGAGTGGACACTGCAGGTAGTCTTCATAGCCTTTGGCGAAGGTTTCGTAGGCGTTGGGTGGTGGGCGGTGCTGGTTCAGGTACTCCAGGTACTGCAGGTAGGACCGGAATTCCTTCTGGGAATGGCGATTGGAGCCGGTGATGACAAACTGCACTTCCAGCTGGACACAGcagggtggggggaagagagagagagaagtggggtgagtgagggagtaaaggggaccgggggggggggggggacggagCTCGCGCGCGACACATAGACAGAACGCGcgcgggaaagagagagagagtctgcggaggagggagggagggagggagagtcaaACGATGGTGGGGGAACAGAGAGCtggggagggaagggagtgagAATGATCGGGTGTGGGGGAGGAGGAACGGGGACTCACCTTGAAGAGACGGTAGATGAGGTTCTGATGCATCTTCGAGAGCACGGGGAATCCCTTCTTGTTAGTCAGGAAGATGCTGGTGGGCAGTACAGCGGCTTTAATGGGTTCCCCGAGCCAGCGGTCAATGACACTGTCAGACGGCAGGTCAGCGCCCACGTCCAGGGCtaggggggacagacagaggggtcaCACAGTACAGacaacacacacactgtcccacagcaGGTCAGCGCCCACGTCCAGGGCTAGGGGGGACAGACGGAGGGGTCACACAGTACAGacaacacacacactgtcccacagcaGGTCAGCGCCCACGTCCAGGGCtgggggggacagacagaggggtcaCACAGTACAGACAACACACACACTGTCAGACGGCAGGTCAGCGCCCACGTCCAGGGCTAGGGGGGACAGACGGAGGGGTCACACAGTACAGacaacacacacactgtcccacagcaGGTCAGCGCCCACGTCCAGGGCTAGGGGGGACAGACGGAGGGGTCACACAGTACAGacaacacacacactgtcccacagcaGGTCAGCGCCCACGTCCAGGGCtaggggggacagacagaggggtcaCACAGTACAGacaacacacacactgtcccacagcaGGTCAGCGCCCACGTCCAGGGCTAGGGGGGACAGACGGAGGGGTCACACAGTACAGacaacacacacactgtcccacagcaGGTCAGCGCCCACGTCCAGGGCtgggggggacagacagaggggtcaCACAGTACAGacaacacacacactgtcccacagcaGGTCAGCGCCCACGTCCAGGGCTAGGGGGGACAGACGGAGGGGTCACACAGTACAGacaacacacacactgtcccacagcaGGTCAGCGCCCACGTCCAGGGCtgggggggacagacagaggggtcaCACAGTACAGacaacacacacactgtcccacagcaGGTCAGCGCCCACGTCCAGGGCTAGGGGGGAACAGACGGAGGGGTCACACAGTACAGacaacacacacactgtcccacagcaGGTCAGTACACACACCCAGGGGCTGGGGGGGGGTTACCGAAACAGTGAGGGGATGTAGggtttacagagacagggagggggttacagagacagggagggggtgtagggggttacagagacagggagggggtgtaggggggttacagagacagggagggggtgtagggtgttacagaggcagggagggggtgtaggggttacagaggcagggagggggttacagagacagggagggggtgtagggggttacagagacagggagggggggggtgtagggggttacagagacagggaggggggtgtagggggttacagagacagggaggggggttacagagacagggagggggtgtagggggttacagagacagggagggggtgtagggggtgtaggggggttacagagacagggagggggtgtagggggttacagagacagggagggggttacagagacagggagggggtgtagggggttacagagacagggagggggttacagagacagggagggggtgtaggggggttacagagacagggagggggttacagagacagggagggggtgtagggggttacagagacagggagggggtgtagggggttacagagacagggagggggtcacagagacagggaggggggttacagagacagggagggggtgtagggggttacagagacagggaggggggttacagagacagggagggggttacaaagacagggagggggtgtacggggttacagagacagggaggggggttacagagacagggaaggggtgtaggggggttacagacactgggagggggttacagagacagggagggggttacagagacagggagggggtgtaggggggttacagacaCTGGGAGGGGGTGTACGgggtcacagagacagggagggggggtcacagagacagggaggggagttacagagacagggaggggagttacagagacagggagggggagtaggggggttacagagactgggagagtgtggagggggttacagggacagggagggggtgacagggacagggagggggtgtagggagttacagagacagggaggggggttacagagacagggagggggtgtagggggttacagagacagggagggggtgtaggggggttacagggacagggagacgGTGTAGAGCGTTACAGAGGTAATTTGGTGGGACAGGGGGAGGTGACACTGGGAATTCCCAGCCCCATGTTAAGGTCACGGGTCTGTCATGTCCTGGAGACTCACCCAGAGCGATCCGCTTGTTGTAATCACAGAGAGATCGGAAGTGATGCCACCTACAACCCAgcagaaaggatccaatcagtgaTTACATTCAGGGAACTGTACAGACCCAGTcagtaccctcaccctcacagggCAGGGATGGGAGGGATCAGTGTGTCCCAGAGAGACAACTGACAGCTTTCCCAGAGACTGTACACAGACCTGCACTGACCCAGGGAGCTGTACAGACCCAGTCAGTACCCCCACCCTCACAGGGCAGGGACGGGAGGGATCAGTGTGTCCCAGAGAGACAACTGACAGCTTTCCCAGAGACTGTACACAGACCTGCACTGACCCAGGGAGCTGTACAGACCCAGTcagtaccctcaccctcacagggCAGGGATGGGAGGGATCAGTGTGTCCCAGAGAGACAACTGACAGCTTTCCCAGAGACTGTACACAGACCTGCACTGACCCAGGGAGCTGTACAGACCCAGTcagtaccctcaccctcacagggCAGGGATGGGGGGGATCAGTGTGTCCCAGAGAGACAACTGACAGCTTTCCCAGAGACTGTACACAGACCTGCACTGACCCAGGGAGCTGTACAGACCCAGTcagtaccctcaccctcacagggCAGGGATGGGAGGGATCAGTGTGTCCCAGAGAGACAACTGACAGCTTTCCCAGAGACTGTACACAGACCTGCACTGACCCAGGGAGCTGTACAGACCCAGTCAGTACCCTCACCTTCACAGGGCAGGGATGGGGGGGATCAGTGTGTCCCAGAGAGACAACTGACAGCTTTCCCAGAGACTGTACACAGACCTGCACTGACCCAGGGAGCTGTACAGACCCAGTcagtaccctcaccctcacagggCAGGGATGGGGGGGATCAGTGTGTCCCAGAGAGACAACTGACAGCTTTCCCAGAGGGTGTACACAGACCTGCACTGACCCAGGGAGCTGTACAGACCCAGTCAGTACCCCCACCCTCACAGGGCAGGGATGGGGGGGATCAGTGTGTCCCAGAGAGACAACTGACAGCTTTCCCAGAGACTGTACACAGACCTGCACTGACCCAGGGAGCTGTACAGACCCAGTCAGTACCCCCACCCTCACAGGGCAGGGATGGGAGGGATCAGTGTGTCCCAGAGAGACAACTGACAGCTTTCCCAGAGGGTGTACACAGACCTGCACTGACCCAGGGAGCTGTACATACCCAGTCAGTACCCCCACCCTCACAGGGCAGGGATGGGAGGGATCAGTGTGTCCCACAGAGACAACTGACAGCTTTCCCAGAGGGTGTACACAGACCTGCACTGACCCAGGGAGCTGTACAGACCCAGTCAGTACCCCCACCCTCACAGGGCAGGGATGGGGGGGATCAGTGTGTCCCAGAGAGACAACTGACAGCTTTCCCAGAGACTGTACACAGACCTGCACTGACCCAGGGAGCTGTACAGACCCAGTcagtaccctcaccctcacagggCAGGGATGGGAGGGATCAGTGTGTCCCAGAGAGACAACTGACAGCTTTCCCAGAGACTGTACACAGACCTGCACTGACCCAGGGAGCTGTACAGACCCAGTCAGTACCCCCACCCTCACAGGGCAGGGACGGGAGGGATCAGTGTGTCCCAGAGAGACAACTGACAGCTTTCCCAGAGACTGTACACAGACCTGCACTGACCCCGGGAGCTGTACAGACCCAGTCAGTACCCCCACCCTCACAGGGCAGGGATGGGAGGGatcagtgtgtcccagagatacAACTGACAGCTTTCCCAGAGACTGTACACAGACCTGCACTGACCCAGGGAGCTGTACAGACCCAGTcagtaccctcaccctcacagggCAGGGATGGGAGGGATCAGTGTCCCCCAGAGAGACAACTGACAGCTTTCCCAGAGACTGTACACAGACCTGCACTGACCCAGGGAGCTGTACAGACCCAGTCAGTACCCCCACCCTCACAGGGCAGGGATGGGAGGGatcagtgtgtcccagagatacAACTGACAGCTTTCCCAGAGACTGTACACAGACCTGCACTGACCCAGGGAGCTGTACAGACCCAGTcagtaccctcaccctcacagggCAGGGATGGGAGGGATCAGTGTGTCCCAGAGAGACAACTGACAGCTTTCCCAGAGGGTGTACACAGACCTGCACTGACCCAGGGAGCTGTACAGACCCAGTCAGTACCCCCACCCTCACAGGGCAGGGATGGGAGGGATCAGTGTGTCCCAGAGAGACAACTGACAGCTTTCCCAGAGACTGTACACAGACCTGCACTGACCCAGGGAGCTGTACAGACCCAGTcagtaccctcaccctcacagggCAGGGACGGGAGGGATCAGTGTGTCCCAGAGAGACAACTGACAGCTTTCCCAGAGACTGTACACAGACCTGCACTGACCCAGGGAGCTGTACAGACCCAGTCAGTACCCCCACCCTCACAGGGCAGGGATGGGAGGGATCAGTGTCCCCCAGAGAGACAACTGACAGCTTTCCCAGAGACTGTACACAGACCTGCACTGACCCAGGGAGCTGTACAGACCCAGTCAGTACCCCCACCCTCACAGGGCAGGGACGGGAGGGATCAGTGTGTCCCAGAGAGACAACTGACAGCTTTCCCAGAGACTGTACACAGACCTGCACTGACCCAGGGAGCTGTACAGACCCAGTCAGTACCCCCACCCTCACAGGGCAGGGATGGGAGGGATCAGTGTCCCCCAGAGAGACAACTGACAGCTTTCCCAGAGACTGTACACAGACCTGCACTGACCCAGGGAGCTGTACAGACCCAGTCAGTACCCCCACCCTCACAGGGCAGGGACGGGAGGGATCAGTGTGTCCCAGAGAGACAACTGACAGCTTTCCCAGAGACTGTACACAGACCTGCACTGACCCAGGGAGCTGTACAGACCCAGTCAGTACCCCCACCCTCACAGGGCAGGGATGGGAGGGATCAGTGTCCCCCAGAGAGACAACTGACAGCTTTCCCAGAGACTGTACACAGACCTGCACTGACCCAGGGAGCTGTACAGACCCAGTCAGTACCCCCACCCTCACAGGGCAGGGATGGGAGGGATCAGTGTGTCCCAGAGAGACAACTGACAGCTTTCCCAGAGACTGTACACAGACCTGCACTGACCCAGGGAGCTGTACAGACCCAGTCAGTACCCCCACCCTCACAGGGCAGGGACGGGAGGGATCAGTGTGTCCCAGAGAGACAACTGACAGCTTTCCCAGAGACTGTACACAGACCTGCACTGACCCAGGGAGCTGAAAACCAACAGGAGCGAGTTCCCTCTTTGACTGTGCGGAGGTGCTATTCAAATCCAGCCAACGATGTCAGTGCCCAGCTGGGATTCCCACTGGCTACCAACCGGGAGATCGTGGCTAACGCCCTGGGTTCGAATCCacctcccacccttccccccctACCTTCAGCTTGTACTGGTCACATTGCCCTTGTAGTGTCCAAGCCTTCATCGCCCACGTTTCCCCTGCTTCCTCCCTGGCCCGTGTCACCTCCCCCTCTGGTTCATGGCCCTCAGCGGGGATTTGGCCTTCCCATTCTGCCTCAGAGACCTTCTGTTGGCAGAGAGTCGGAGAGAacctgacccttcagtccaacccgtctggGCTGACCAGACCACCAAACATTCACACTGCCCCCAGCTGCTCACCTTTCACCTCTATCCCCCTAAAACCCTTCTGAGGATGGAGCATCTGATAGCACAGTCCAGACCCTTCGgcccctcaatgttgtgctgacctgtggaaccaatctgatgcctatctaacccacactattccatatGTCTACCCAATGCCCACTGGGTCTACATCTGttccaggcagtgtgttccaccctcctcctcctgagtaaagacactacctccgacatctgtcctatatctatcacccctcaatttgaagcgaTCCCCCCTCGTGTTCATCACCATCtccctgtccacccgatctaatccTCTCATTACCTTCTACGTCTCAAATAAGTCACCCCTCGACCACCTTCTCtctgatgaaaacagcctcaagaccctcagcctttcctgcgaagaccttccctccacaccggGCAACACCTGAGTAATCCCATCCCCATTCAGAggccttttcaatgctgtcacTGTCCCAGACCCCCACCACATTCTCCGACAGCTCATTCCCAACACGTCCCAGCCTCTGGGGGGAAAGGTTACCCGTCagatcccttttatgtctttcctctctcaccttaaacctgttgcccctctagttctggactcccccacggcAGGGTTtggaaaagaccctggctgttccCCCTATCGGTGTCCCTCAGGACTTCAGAaagttgtgtctgcttccacccgtCAGGCTGAGACTCTCCAGGGAGCACAggcccagccaattcagcctcccCCCCTGGAACTCAAACCCTCCCACCCCAGCAACAGCCTGGGAAATCTATTCGGAACCCTTTCGTGTTTCACAGCTTCTGTCCAATGAGCGGGGAGGCCAGAATTTAACGCAGGATTTGAAACGCCGCttgatgacctcccaactgctaacCTCAAAGcgctgactgataaaggaaagcagaccaaacgccgTCTCCAATATCCTGTCTAGCTGTGACTCCAGCTCTGACCCTGCACTCCCCTGACCGCTCTAACAAACTGGTCAAAGACAAgtccctccccaccaaccttacACAGAAGCCGAGCTGACCCTGCCCGAACGTATCCACGCTGTGTTTGAGATGAGCTGTGAACGtttacctcccctcccctctgacagATGTAACACTGGCTGGGCTATAAGCTCGTGCTTCCTGCCCGGATCACGCAAGGCGCACGGTGTGATCTCGGAGTCGAGAGCACCGAGCGATGCCAGCCCCTGATCCAGGTGTGGACAGTGGGGGGGAGCAGGGagacaggaggaggaggatgggttcCGGTCGAGACGGAAGCCAGCAGAGCTCCCAGCGCCCGGATCACTGACTTACCACAGCCACGTCTTCTCGTCTTCGATACAATCCTCTGAGCGCAGAACGGGGTCATTCTCCACGATGTCCTCCCGCATGTCTTCCAGGGCCATCAGGGGAACCCGGATCCAGAACTACGGGAACGGGATAGAGAGAGCTGGGatatacacacaccccaacacagacAGGaccaatggggggggggggggggtcagagtgGGAAGGAGTCACATCCCAGGGACGGGGTAGAGAGAGCTGGGATATACACACCCCCCGACACAGACAGGACCaatgtggggggggggtcagAGTGGGAAGGAGTCACACCACAGGGACGGGATAGAGAGAGCTGGgatatacacacacccccacactgacaggaccaacagtgggggggggggggggggggggggtcagagtgGGAAGGAGTCACACCACAGGGACAGGGTAGAGAGAGCTGGGAtatacacacccccccacacagacaggaccaatgggggggggggggggtcagagtgGGAAGGAGTCACACCACAGGGACAGGGTAGAGAGAGCTGGGAtatacacacccccccacacagacaggaccaatggagggggggggggggggtcagagtgGGAAGGAGTCACACCACAGGGACAGGGTAGAGAGAGCTGGGatatacacacacccccaacacagaCAGGACCAACAGTGGGGGGGGGTCAGAGTGGGAAGGAGTCACACCACAGGGACAGGGTAGAGAGAGCTGGGATACTCACCACGGTGGAGTGATGGCCGGTGAGGAGGTGGTTGAGCAGCATTCGGGCCAGGTTGCTGTTGTTGCTCTGCTGTAAAGGAATCAGGAAGGCGGGGACTCCCAAATACGCAGCAAAATTTAACTCCTGCACAAGGGCCTGATGGGGAGAACGGGACCATCAGTTCCCAGCTCCACACAccgtccgctccctcagcactgacagggcccactccctcagcgctgaccctccgacagggcccactccctcagcgctgaccctccgacagggcccactccctcagcgccgaccctccgacagggcccactccctcagcgccgaccctccgacagggcccactccctcagcaccgaccctccgacagggcccactccctcagcaccgaccctccgacagggcccactccctcagcaccgaccctccgacagggcccactccctcagcaccgaccctccgacagggcccactccctcagcaccgaccctccgacagggcccactccctcagcaccgaccctccgacagggcccactccctcagcaccgaccctcc
Above is a window of Hemiscyllium ocellatum isolate sHemOce1 unplaced genomic scaffold, sHemOce1.pat.X.cur. scaffold_3850_pat_ctg1, whole genome shotgun sequence DNA encoding:
- the prmt5 gene encoding protein arginine N-methyltransferase 5 — its product is MAAGSRVSSGRDLNSVPDIGESLGAVGRQGFDFLCMPIFNPRFKREFSQSPAKDRPGALTRSDLLLSGRDWNTLIVGKLSPWIQADSQDEQIRKNSEEALVQELNFAAYLGVPAFLIPLQQSNNSNLARMLLNHLLTGHHSTVFWIRVPLMALEDMREDIVENDPVLRSEDCIEDEKTWLWWHHFRSLCDYNKRIALALDVGADLPSDSVIDRWLGEPIKAAVLPTSIFLTNKKGFPVLSKMHQNLIYRLFKLEVQFVITGSNRHSQKEFRSYLQYLEYLNQHRPPPNAYETFAKGYEDYLQCPLQPLMDNLESQTYEIFEKDPIKYAQYQQAVYKCLLDRVPEGEKETNVQVLMVLGAGRGPLVNASLRAARQADRKITVYAIEKNLNAVVTLQNWRYEEWGDQVTVVPCDMREWEAPVRADIIVSELLGSFGDNELSPECLDGAQRFLK